A single region of the Biomphalaria glabrata chromosome 15, xgBioGlab47.1, whole genome shotgun sequence genome encodes:
- the LOC106063478 gene encoding uncharacterized protein LOC106063478 — MAESELLESFEDSDAITSMPAKKKKKWYHQNFREEWLDDPEFADWLQPDENDRTCSYCIYCKASLKHANRSMLMSHKKTSKHKKYTEGKKGAKDTFKVEMLIKRKKLSEEENVARAGLLLAGFFTEHRLSYHNVGHLVEVLKKAFVNSTIARKSEIDASKLAYLIQDGIAYHGKLEISEICQNQKFSILINLNSDPLATQLTAIVVRFFDTNKQDLVDVLFDTVTPDTDTVESLYNAVKLLLISKNIPLDNIIGYGSNNCLNDGFYSLLKADVPTVFTVACDWNSMSICFSQALKVIPSDVETFLHEVSLCFVNGGKALMDYGMNPELVRVTQLKLQESSQTVRDEYLITVILEQWQTLLIYFQAEVKNERDNDLVPVYNTFIARGTKHMLTFLQYILQKINSFNIEFYSEEFRLHMLHTLITNIYREFLGCFILDDVLSKYKLSEIDPTNVSIQKDLDDVYFGASLMTLFLQEPLAGREKPIKAYFLQFLIELSCQIRANFSLAENGILASLDILDPTIVQSHRKAPPSLAKLALHFPNLVPENKLNELDDQWRAFRISKEFLFTEMSIPQYWFLLRNVKDATGKSKFALLSQFMTNLAVLPHSSASVEKIFCQINIIKGKYKSVLKAESAKDRLIARQMLVRKSKTCSSWEPSKELITDAAQNTCLKRKESRLELYRAMPGMPAKDELMDIDQSDESDREQI; from the coding sequence ATGGCTGAAAGTGAACTGCTTGAAAGTTTTGAAGACTCTGATGCTATCACGTCGATGCctgcaaaaaagaaaaagaagtggTATCATCAGAACTTTCGTGAAGAGTGGCTAGATGATCCTGAATTTGCAGATTGGCTTCAACCGGATGAGAATGATCGAACATGTAGCTATTGTATCTACTGTAAGGCATCCTTAAAGCATGCAAACAGAAGTATGCTGATGTCCCACAAGAAAACTTCCAAGCATAAAAAATACACTGAGGGTAAGAAAGGTGCCAAGGACACTTTTAAAGTAGAAATGctaattaaaagaaagaagTTGTCTGAAGAAGAAAATGTGGCAAGGGCAGGGTTGCTGCTGGCCGGCTTTTTCACAGAGCACCGTCTTTCCTATCACAATGTTGGTCATCTGgttgaagttttaaaaaaggcttTTGTAAATAGCACAAttgccagaaaatcagaaattgATGCCTCAAAACTTGCTTATCTTATACAAGATGGAATAGCCTATCATGGAAAACTTGAAATTTCTGAGATCTGTCAAAATCAGAAGTTTTCCATTTTGATTAACTTAAATTCAGATCCCTTAGCAACACAACTTACTGCTATAGTTGTTCGCTTCTTTGACACAAACAAGCAAGACCTAGTAGATGTTCTGTTTGATACTGTGACTCCAGATACAGATACTGTTGAAAGCCTTTACAATGCTGTGAAACTGCTTCTTATTTCAAAGAACATACCCTTGGATAACATTATTGGCTATGGCAGCAACAACTGTTTAAATGATGGATTTTACTCTCTACTAAAGGCAGATGTTCCAACAGTTTTTACTGTTGCTTGTGACTGGAACTCTATGTCAATTTGTTTCAGCCAGGCACTTAAAGTGATTCCTTCTGACGTAGAGACATTTCTACATGAAGTCTCCTTGTGCTTTGTTAATGGAGGCAAAGCACTGATGGACTATGGAATGAATCCTGAACTTGTACGTGTCACTCAGCTCAAACTACAAGAGAGCTCGCAGACAGTAAGAGATGAATACCTAATCACTGTTATTTTGGAACAGTGGCAGACACTTCTTATCTATTTTCAGGCAGAAGTGAAAAATGAAAGAGACAATGATTTAGTGCCTGTTTATAATACTTTCATAGCAAGAGGAACAAAGCACATGCTTACGTTTTTGCAATATATACTGCAAAAGATAAATTCTTTCAATATTGAATTTTATTCTGAAGAATTCAGGCTCCATATGTTACATAcattaattacaaatatatatcGTGAGTTTCTTGGCTGCTTTATTCTGGATGATGTTCTTTCAAAGTACAAGTTATCTGAAATTGATCCCACTAATGTCTCCATTCAAAAAGACCTTGATGATGTCTACTTTGGAGCATCATTGATGACTCTCTTTCTTCAGGAACCCTTAGCTGGTCGTGAAAAGCCAATCAAAGCATATTTTCTACAGTTTCTAATTGAACTGTCTTGTCAGATACGGGCTAATTTCTCCCTAGCTGAAAATGGTATACTTGCAAGCCTAGACATATTGGATCCAACAATTGTGCAAAGTCACCGTAAAGCCCCGCCTTCTCTTGCAAAGCTAGCTCTACATTTTCCAAACCTTGTTCCagaaaacaaactaaatgaGCTTGATGATCAATGGAGAGCTTTTCGGATCTctaaagaatttttatttactGAAATGTCAATCCCACAGTATTGGTTCTTGTTGCGCAATGTTAAGGATGCCACGGGCAAATCCAAGTTTGCTCTACTGTCACAATTTATGACAAATTTAGCTGTTCTACCACATTCCTCCGCCTCAGTagagaaaatattttgtcaGATCAATATCATTAAGGGAAAGTACAAGAGTGTCCTAAAAGCAGAATCAGCAAAAGACAGGCTAATTGCAAGGCAAATGCTTGTTAGAAAAAGTAAGACTTGCAGCAGCTGGGAGCCCAGCAAAGAACTGATCACAGATGCTGCCCAAAACACATGCCTCAAAAGAAAAGAATCCAGACTTGAACTGTACAGAGCAATGCCAGGGATGCCAGCAAAAGATGAATTAATGGACATTGACCAGTCTGATGAGTCAGACAGGGAACAGATTTAA